One segment of Candidatus Manganitrophus noduliformans DNA contains the following:
- a CDS encoding 3-hydroxyacyl-CoA dehydrogenase NAD-binding domain-containing protein, protein MEISIIGVVGAGQMGSGITQVVSTGGYHVLLYDLDAKVLEAAVERITEGLNTAVKRGKLTEWVREKTLKNIKLTTRLEDLAHCHMLIEAAPEREEIKMETFELLDSICPKEVVFATNTSSISITRLASVTQRADKFIGIHFMNPAAIIELVEIVRGWQTSDETFLQAKHFVEKLGKTVVVSKDFPGFIINRILMPMINEAIFAVMEGVGTPQEIDMAMTMGVRHPMGPLALADLIGLDTCLDIMEVLFTEFGDSKYRPAPLLRKYVEAGLLGKKTGRGFYYYKTQGSTP, encoded by the coding sequence ATGGAAATCAGCATCATCGGCGTGGTCGGCGCGGGACAGATGGGAAGCGGCATCACCCAGGTTGTCTCCACCGGCGGATACCACGTGCTTCTTTACGACCTTGACGCGAAAGTGTTGGAGGCCGCCGTCGAACGAATTACGGAGGGACTCAACACGGCGGTCAAGCGGGGGAAATTGACGGAGTGGGTTCGGGAAAAAACGCTCAAGAACATCAAGCTGACAACCCGGCTGGAAGATCTCGCCCACTGCCATATGCTCATCGAGGCGGCCCCCGAGCGGGAAGAGATCAAAATGGAAACGTTCGAGCTCCTCGATTCGATTTGTCCGAAGGAGGTCGTCTTCGCTACGAACACCTCCTCGATCTCGATCACCCGGCTCGCTTCCGTGACACAGCGGGCCGATAAATTCATCGGCATTCATTTCATGAACCCGGCCGCGATCATTGAATTGGTCGAGATCGTCCGGGGGTGGCAGACCTCTGATGAAACGTTCCTTCAAGCAAAACATTTCGTCGAGAAATTGGGAAAGACGGTCGTCGTCTCGAAAGATTTTCCCGGTTTCATCATCAACCGAATTCTGATGCCGATGATCAACGAAGCGATCTTCGCCGTCATGGAAGGGGTCGGAACGCCGCAGGAGATCGACATGGCGATGACGATGGGGGTCCGCCATCCGATGGGCCCGCTCGCGCTCGCCGATCTGATCGGTCTCGACACCTGCCTCGATATCATGGAAGTCCTCTTCACCGAATTCGGCGACAGCAAATACCGCCCAGCCCCCCTCTTGCGCAAATATGTGGAGGCCGGCCTCCTTGGGAAAAAAACCGGACGCGGCTTCTACTATTATAAAACGCAGGGATCGACCCCGTGA